In Ascochyta rabiei chromosome 11, complete sequence, the following are encoded in one genomic region:
- a CDS encoding Chitinase, with translation MRLSPPTLALLGLIAINGHAYHPGDSNITFYGAPRASLDGVLPVLSIEEDYIRSQTDHFSNKAFGAAGELQCSASSPCVDGSCCNSQGQCGFRDEHCKDNCVANCGATAPCGQNSKEGKQKCPLNVCCSYFGFCGATDSFCRDTTDAGQSTPCQTQFGKCGSISPPSCGAGSGTALRRVAYYEGWNTRRRPCDKVFPQNMDTTGLTHLIFSFATIDPSTFGVGPMHPDDEKLYEDFFNLEDGSQKWIGIGGWEFSDTGATRYTWSQMASTKTNRAAFISSLQQFLEKWSFRGVDIDWEWPGAESRGGNPAIDMRNQIDLMIELRQALGSRGLSLVLPAQYEYLKHLDPKALEAQVDHFNVLSYDLHGPWDATVPGEGALIKPHTDLKEIDTALNLFWFNDVNPAKINLGVANYGRGYTVADPSCSRYGCAWTGPSKAGECTQLEGVLSQCEIQRLIRAKNLNPQIIAGAQDWTGK, from the exons ATGCGGCTGTCTCCCCCCACCCTCGCCTTGCTAGGGCTGATCGCCATCAACGGTCACGCCTACCACCCCGGCGACTCCAACATCACCTTCTACGGCGCACCACGCGCATCTCTCGATGGCGTTCTCCCCGTGCTCAGCATCGAGGAAGACTACATCCGCAGCCAGACTGACCACTTCTCCAACAAGGCCTTTGGCGCGGCTGGTGAGCTTCAGTGTAGCGCCTCCAGCCCTTGCGTCGACGGTAGCTGCTGCAACTCCCAAG GACAATGTGGATTCCGCGACGAGCACTGCAAGGACAACTGCGTCGCCAACTGCGGTGCCACGGCGCCGTGTGGCCAGAACAGCAAGGAAGGCAAGCAGAAGTGCCCGCTGAATGTCTGCTGCTCTTACTTTGGTTTCTGCGGCGCTACCGACTCGTTCTGTCGTGATACTACGGATGCTGGCCAGAGCACGCCGTGTCAGACGCAGTTCGGCAAGTGTGGCTCCATCTCCCCGCCGTCGTGCGGTGCTGGTAGTGGCACTGCTTTGCGTAGGGTTGCTTACTACGAGGGCTG GAACACTCGACGTCGGCCTTGTGATAAGGTCTTTCCGCAGAACATGGATACGACTGGCTTGACGCATCTGATCTTCTCGTTTGCTACTATCGATCCTTCCACCTTCGGCGTTGGTCCTATGCACCCTGATGATGAGAAACTCTATGAAGATTTTTTCAACCTGGAAGATGGCTCGCAGAAGTGGATTGGCATTG GTGGCTGGGAATTTTCTGATACCGGTGCAACGCGTTACACATGGTCTCAGATGGCGAGCACCAAGACCAATCGCGCGGCGTTCATCTCCTCACTGCAGCAGTTCCTGGAGAAGTGGAGCTTTCGAGGCGTCGACATCGACTGGGAGTGGCCTGGCGCTGAGAGCCGCGGCGGGAACCCTGCCATCGACATGCGCAACCAGATCGATCTGATGATCGAACTCCGTCAAGCTCTCGGTTCTCGTGGTCTTTCCCTTGTCCTGCCGGCCCAGTACGAGTATCTGAAACACCTTGACCCCAAGGCGCTTGAGGCTCAAGTCGACCATTTCAACGTTCTGTCGTATGATCTCCACGGT CCCTGGGACGCCACAGTCCCCGGCGAAGGCGCGCTCATCAAGCCGCACACCGACTTGAAAGAAATCGACACCGCGCTCAACCTCTTCTGGTTCAACGACGTCAACCCCGCAAAGATCAACCTCGGCGTCGCAAACTACGGTCGCGGCTACACTGTCGCCGACCCCAGCTGCTCGAGGTACGGGTGTGCATGGACTGGCCCTTCCAAGGCTGGCGAATGCACGCAGCTCGAGGGCGTCCTGTCCCAATGCGAGATCCAGCGCCTCATCCGCGCGAAGAATCTGAATCCCCAGATCATCGCTGGCG CTCAAGATTGGACTGGCAAATGA
- a CDS encoding MFS transporter (Seo1), whose protein sequence is MAPAPETTIPRDKWWKLKWFSDDDTKEDRRLISKIDLFLVPYSVLGYWVKYIDQSNLNNAYVAGMKEDLGFNGNELVQLQTLYTLGSVLGQIPFLFIMTYVPVHWLIPGCDILWGVFTLLQYRVNSYPELAAYRFMIGWFEAAFFPAMHYVFGSWYRGHEIARRGGIFYTGLALGTLTAGLIQAGASQRLEGVHGLEGWRWMYIICAIITIPIGILGYFVIPGTVDQPNRWIITDHDIEVARERLEKHGHVTKGKMKFGHIKRTLLGLRFWTVVTTDVLFWNAGIHKSTASFLLWIKSIAPGRFSVAKINELGTIAPALGIGYTLFACFASDMYLGPAWAITMCSVFNAAGLAVLTAWTVPEGALWFGFATMYWSNALSSIFHGWVNNLLRDSPEERSFTLVLINLLSQSSTAWTPLLTFPTVESPRYRKGYSFCLGCAIALILFTWIMHYYLKRDARQVNGTVVVETDSGHEENAVSAINQDVKVQRASVSDVGFFAGSSDQKV, encoded by the exons ATGGCTCCGGCTCCAGAGACAACAATACCGCGCGACAAGTGGTGGAAGTTGAAGTGGTTCTCTGACGATGATACCAAGGAAGACCGCCGGCTCATCTCCAAGATCGATTTATTCCTCGTTCCTTATTCGGTTCTGGGATACTGGGTCAAGTACATCGATCAGTCGAACCTCAACAACGCTTATGTTGCTGGCATGAAAGAGGACCTAGGCTTCAATGGCAACGAGCTAGTGCAGCTGCAGACGTTGTATACCTTAGGCTCAGTTCTAGGCCAGATACCGTTCCT GTTCATCATGACATACGTTCCTGTGCACTGGCTGATCCCAGGATGCGACATCTTGTGGGGGGTCTTCACACTTTTGCAGTATCGCGTCAACTCCTACCCTGAACTCGCCGCCTACCGCTTCATGATTGGGTGGTTCGAAGCCGCATTCTTCCCTGCGATGCACTATGTCTTCGGCTCTTGGTATCGGGGTCACGAGATCGCACGTCGTGGTGGCATATTTTACACGGGCCTTGCCCTCGGCACTTTGACTGCTGGTCTCATTCAAGCCGGAGCTTCTCAGCGCCTCGAAGGTGTTCACG GATTGGAAGGTTGGAGGTGGATGTACATCATTTGCGCGATTATCACAATCCCAATCGGCATTCTGGGCTACTTTGTCATTCCGGGCACCGTGGACCAGCCCAATCGCTGGATCATCACTGACCACGACATTGAAGTTGCCCGAGAGCGCCTTGAGAAGCACGGTCATGTGACCAAGGGCAAGATGAAGTTCGGGCACATCAAGAGGACACTTCTCGGGCTCCGGTTCTGGACTGTCGTCACCACAGACGTTTTGTTCTGGAACGCTGGGATCCACAAGAGCACTGCTTCTTTCCTGCTGTGGATCAAGTCAATTGCACCAGGTCGCTTCAGCGTCGCAAAGATCAATGAGCTGGGCACCATTGCTCCTGCGCTTGGCATCGGTTATACCCTATTCGCCTGCTTTGCTTCCGACATGTACCTAGGCCCTGCATGGGCCATCACCATGTGCTCTGTCTTCAACGCAGCAGGCCTTGCAGTCTTGACAGCGTGGACAGTCCCTGAAGGTGCACTCTGGTTCGGCTTCGCGACGATGTACTGGTCCAATGCTCTGTCCAGTATCTTTCATGGCTGGGTCAACAACTTACTGCGAGACAGTCCTGAGGAGAGGAGCTTCACCCTTGTGCTTATCAACCTCCTGTCGCAATCTTCAACGGCTTGGACGCCGTTGCTCACGTTTCCGACTGTGGAGTCACCGAGATATCGCAAGGGGTACTCGTTCTGCCTTGGCTGTGCGATCGCACTGATCTTGTTCACGTGGATCATGCATTACTATCTCAAACGAGACGCGAGACAAGTGAATGGGACAGTTGTTGTCGAGACTGATAGTGGGCATGAAGAGAACGCAGTGTCAGCGATTAACCAGGATGTCAAGGTGCAGAGAGCTTCCGTGTCGGACGTAGGATTTTTCGCAGGTTCAAGCGACCAGAAGGTTTAG
- a CDS encoding Chitinase, translating to MAPSAPATSPEPATSPGLAASSTSPPVSGSSAASSVSPPAQSSWEASSALSSTPGLTSATKTETESSAMESSMISTTAGSSGFSVPAQSPPDASTSTSISATTSETESSAVSSTSGPVVPSSGSSGSESLTSVSSASASLPSQFWSSSPDASPSSVATSSGTRTASTSQLESTTSPVVTVTSSGSWQSWQTSAATTVVSSASSSASQSPSMTASQDSSTVSLSSSSSMGSSAWTDSTKSSSVFVSLDSSSAAGSSSQTTAERTSDSQTSSVTTSNSGISTSAVSSGAPSTTGISSSWISASTITTGTTSGWSSGSVNPSPSTGTSSEQSSVAVSSGARSSQSLSVTTATATSWVSSLSQATTTTTRDSSQSTGQSSGTATGSASSSQDSNNVVTSGTPSASSALGTSSTAATSGASSASDRSSSNAATSDVLSWASTTVVSRSASDPTTSNPAQTSSPSSQSSGPPTMIISNPTASTSNAAGTRSGGGGSIATKSSGQGFTFTATPTSSGIASPMPTGMLREICPKCSGATWCSPLESLYVNKLPVFPPAECLDNEWCTKCWPKPPEFNMEICPLECWLLDWCRPLCRPVDKLPIEPPEKGLKLPWFLTWWWKLPVKDCVPNDCKAECFAWYGLSLAIFKRPICPCVPRTCTKGEDKENKDKKKCKLFGCGCGWMGLPLGPGCVDIQVDFPKIFPFGVFGQNPCKWFGGCKPGPGPKPGPPPEDDNPNDDDFGDEGCGPFGCRGYCYVEGGCEPCPREICGGPKCTKPGGCGPKTGPDPMPEPTRKSKCEEDQKTTVTERIVSCFVDLKVEPTTIMSINYTLTETLTSACLSFEATYTGCGILGTTTTTTVSSFTSTSSEAPACTRAPLDLDNDEGDNAQPTKTTDGPSCTRAPLMLDDDEGDNEQPKSSEAPACTRAPLSLDDDEGNNEMPADMSSSLSVSRSPTPSANSSSIALSSTANSSSIASSTMSMTSSMSPNSSSSSTSRVLPPSTLSMPTTTPPWGSGIPSGTPTPGNCGGCKSYFDVIANGKCRPDGSDAEACAKWSLAELCFGNRSPDYCKTGPCKHSACPKENLGDYSKANPASPFTTVLSLSSTTVSVTATPSKTTVSLSASATPTCKSGGSISPHGKWTAYWEQVNYGDQYSDFTWTLWDENGCEAGKGSANNRQLLGADIVTDIGAQGRPQEQKMGYMLHANTTDSTAESRSEIQFTISKPPAGCTEFCWVKWKITNGIASKPWEITDDCAQQCGMRKLTPTDVGCDDGINKFQTADDDSLNKRGGYCWWRMPFEPANDDPVPPPPPPPPPSPPITRESIWRLEIRQQMEHEKSEVEWTLYDPNKNHAGSGLADTSSGDVVKTIIETQGRDEHPEDKLKYKMQLTVSHPRNKDKSTVKIAYADVGKLPGCKYGTKTGHVPSCNPSYETETDDEANVAILMDCYTKYYGTEWACDRHLVSSTQMSCDPIPHAFRPKNAGFERSFACWWPHDFAPSPGSGGGRALW from the coding sequence ATGGCTCCTAGTGCACCAGCAACATCACCTGAGCCAGCAACATCCCCTGGACTGGCTGCATCTTCCACATCGCCTCCTGTGTCTGGATCCTCAGCGGCATCTTCGGTATCGCCTCCAGCGCAGTCGTCTTGGGAGGCATCCTCTGCACTTTCTTCGACACCTGGTCTCACGTCTGCCACCAAGACCGAGACTGAATCTTCTGCGATGGAGTCCTCAATGATCTCGACGACTGCTGGTTCATCTGGTTTTTCAGTGCCCGCACAATCACCTCCAGATGCTTCCACTTCTACTTCGATCTCTGCCACCACAAGCGAGACCGAGTCTTCTGCAGTTTCGTCAACTTCTGGCCCTGTTGTGCCATCTTCTGGGTCGTCTGGTTCAGAATCGTTGACTTCAGTGTCttcagcatcagcatcgtTGCCATCGCAGTTTTGGTCGTCGTCACCAGATGCATCTCCAAGCTCAGTTGCGACAAGCTCGGGAACACGAACCGCATCAACATCGCAGCTCGAGTCTACAACGTCACCTGTTGTCACAGTTACGTCAAGTGGTTCGTGGCAGTCATGGCAGACTTCTGCAGCTACAACTGTTGTTTCCTCCGCTTCGAGCTCAGCGTCCCAGTCACCGAGCATGACCGCATCGCAGGATAGTTCAACCGTTAGcctgtcgtcgtcgtcatcgatGGGTAGCTCTGCTTGGACTGATTCGACCAAATCAAGTTCTGTGTTTGTCTCCTTGGACTCCTCGTCTGCTGCCGGCTCCTCTTCGCAGACGACTGCAGAGAGGACGTCAGATTCCCAGACCTCAAGTGTGACAACATCGAACTCGGGTATCTCAACGTCAGCAGTCTCATCTGGGGCGCCAAGCACGACTGGTATTTCTTCGTCCTGGATCTCTGCCTCTACAATTACGACTGGTACAACTTCCGGCTGGAGCTCGGGCTCCGTCAATCCATCTCCGAGCACTGGAACGTCTTCCGAGCAATCTTCTGTCGCAGTCTCCTCAGGTGCACGGTCTTCTCAGAGCTTGAGCGTCACGACAGCGACGGCCACGTCGTGGGTCTCGTCACTGTCTCAAGCTACAACAACCACAACTCGCGATTCCTCACAGTCTACTGGGCAATCTTCTGGAACAGCTACTGGGAGCGCTTCTTCGTCTCAAGACTCGAACAACGTTGTGACCTCGGGTACACCATCAGCCTCCTCGGCATTAGGAACTTCCAGCACTGCAGCAACGTCAGGTGCATCATCGGCTTCTGATCGATCATCCAGCAACGCAGCTACATCAGACGTCTTGTCTTGGGCATCCACTACTGTTGTTTCGAGATCTGCCAGCGATCCCACGACTTCGAACCCAGCCCAGACTTCTTCGCCGTCTTCGCAATCCTCCGGGCCACCAACCATGATCATTTCTAACCCGACAGCCTCTACGTCGAATGCCGCCGGCACTCGGAGCGGAGGTGGTGGTTCGATTGCTACAAAGTCTTCAGGCCAAGGCTTTACTTTCACAGCCACTCCCACATCTAGCGGTATCGCCTCACCGATGCCAACAGGCATGTTGCGCGAAATCTGTCCGAAGTGCTCTGGGGCTACATGGTGCAGCCCGTTGGAAAGCTTATATGTGAACAAGCTGCCAGTGTTTCCTCCCGCAGAATGCCTTGACAATGAGTGGTGCACAAAGTGCTGGCCGAAGCCGCCAGAGTTCAACATGGAGATTTGCCCACTGGAGTGCTGGCTCTTGGACTGGTGCAGGCCACTCTGCAGACCCGTTGACAAACTTCCAATCGAGCCTCCAGAGAAGGGCCTGAAGCTCCCTTGGTTTCTCACCTGGTGGTGGAAGTTGCCAGTGAAGGACTGCGTGCCAAACGATTGCAAGGCTGAGTGTTTCGCATGGTACGGTCTCAGCCTTGCGATCTTCAAGCGCCCTATCTGTCCATGCGTTCCTCGAACTTGCACCAAGGGTGAAGACAAAGAGAAcaaggacaagaagaagTGCAAGCTTTTCGGATGTGGCTGCGGGTGGATGGGTCTTCCCCTCGGTCCTGGCTGTGTCGATATCCAGGTCGACTTCCCTAAGATTTTCCCATTCGGAGTCTTTGGTCAGAACCCTTGCAAGTGGTTTGGCGGTTGTAAGCCCGGTCCTGGTCCGAAACCTGGCCCCCCGCCTGAAGACGACAACCCGAACGACGACGACTTTGGCGACGAAGGCTGTGGTCCATTCGGTTGCAGGGGCTATTGCTACGTCGAAGGAGGCTGCGAACCGTGCCCACGCGAGATCTGCGGCGGCCCCAAGTGCACCAAACCTGGAGGCTGTGGACCGAAGACCGGACCCGACCCCATGCCAGAGCCAACGCGGAAGAGCAAGTGCGAGGAAGACCAGAAGACCACGGTCACTGAGCGCATCGTCTCTTGCTTTGTCGATCTGAAGGTGGAGCCAACGACCATCATGTCAATCAACTACACCCTGACAGAGACTCTCACGTCGGCATGTCTATCCTTCGAAGCAACGTACACCGGCTGCGGCATTCTAGgcacgacaacgacaaccaCCGTCTCCAGCTTCACGAGCACCAGCAGTGAAGCACCAGCGTGCACACGCGCCCCGCTCGACCTCGACAACGACGAAGGCGACAACGCACAGCCGACGAAAACAACAGATGGCCCATCGTGCACGCGCGCTCCACTCATGCTGGATGATGACGAAGGCGATAACGAGCAGCCAAAGTCTTCGGAAGCTCCTGCCTGCACACGTGCTCCGCTGTCGCTTGACGACGATGAAGGTAACAACGAGATGCCGGCTGATATGTCGTCGAGCTTGTCGGTGTCGCGATCGCCGACGCCGTCGGCTAACTCTTCGAGCATTGCGTTGTCGTCGACCGCCAACTCTTCAAGTATCGCGTCCTCGACCATGTCCATGACTTCATCAATGTCCCCCAACTCGTCGTCCTCTTCAACCTCGCGAGTACTTCCACCGTCAACCTTGAGCATGCCCACGACTACTCCTCCATGGGGGTCCGGCATACCATCAGGCACCCCTACCCCGGGTAACTGTGGCGGCTGCAAGTCGTATTTCGACGTAATCGCGAACGGGAAGTGTAGGCCAGATGGCTCCGACGCCGAAGCGTGCGCTAAGTGGAGTCTTGCTGAATTGTGCTTTGGTAATCGGAGCCCTGACTACTGCAAGACGGGCCCCTGCAAGCACTCTGCCTGTCCCAAGGAAAACCTTGGCGACTACTCAAAGGCAAACCCCGCGTCCCCTTTCACCACTGTCTTGTCGCTGTCCAGCACCACAGTCTCGGTCACTGCTACTCCGTCTAAGACGACGGTGAGTCTGTCGGCCTCAGCCACGCCAACATGCAAGTCCGGCGGCAGTATCTCGCCACACGGCAAGTGGACTGCATACTGGGAGCAGGTGAACTACGGCGACCAGTATTCGGATTTCACGTGGACCCTGTGGGACGAGAACGGCTGCGAGGCGGGCAAGGGCTCGGCCAACAACCGACAGCTCTTGGGTGCGGATATCGTGACGGACATTGGAGCGCAAGGTCGCCCTCAGGAGCAGAAGATGGGTTACATGTTGCACGCCAACACCACAGACTCCACCGCCGAGTCTCGTTCGGAGATCCAGTTCACCATCTCGAAGCCTCCCGCTGGCTGCACGGAGTTCTGCTGGGTGAAATGGAAGATCACCAACGGAATTGCTTCAAAGCCCTGGGAGATCACCGACGACTGTGCACAGCAGTGCGGCATGCGCAAGCTCACCCCAACAGACGTCGGCTGCGACGACGGCATCAACAAGTTCCAGACGGCCGACGATGACAGTCTCAACAAGCGCGGAGGCTACTGCTGGTGGCGCATGCCCTTTGAGCCCGCCAACGACGACCCTGTCccgcctccaccaccacctccaccaccttcaccaccCATCACGCGAGAGAGCATCTGGCGCCTCGAGATCCGTCAGCAGATGGAGCACGAGAAGTCGGAAGTCGAATGGACGCTCTACGACCCCAACAAGAACCACGCCGGCTCCGGCCTGGCCGACACCTCATCCGGCGACGTCGTGAAGACCATAATCGAAACCCAAGGCCGCGACGAGCACCCCGAAGACAAGCTGAAATACAAAATGCAGCTCACCGTGTCCCACCCGCGCAACAAGGACAAATCAACCGTCAAAATCGCCTACGCCGACGTCGGCAAGCTCCCCGGCTGCAAATACGGCACGAAAACCGGCCACGTCCCGTCATGCAACCCTTCGTACGAGACGGAGACGGATGACGAGGCAAACGTCGCTATCCTCATGGACTGCTACACAAAGTACTACGGCACCGAGTGGGCCTGCGATCGCCACCTCGTCTCCTCCACTCAGATGAGCTGCGATCCTATTCCCCACGCTTTCCGCCCCAAGAACGCTGGCTTCGAGCGCAGCTTCGCTTGCTGGTGGCCTCATGACTTTGCGCCCTCGCCTGGCTCCGGTGGCGGACGCGCACTTTGGTAG